The following are encoded together in the Oncorhynchus masou masou isolate Uvic2021 chromosome 5, UVic_Omas_1.1, whole genome shotgun sequence genome:
- the LOC135539818 gene encoding tribbles homolog 2-like, with protein MSVNISPAPAPTRPLRLKRLELDDPQDYTEALKCKRPRLSLPPSSPGLAPCLRPLRHSPGPVGSDHHCVSCIGPYVLLEPTEGTETYRAIHRVTEQEYTCKVFSMRRYQELIAPYARLLPHDNICRIAEVVMGESSVYVFFQHNYGDMHSYVRTCKRLQEEEAVRLFSQMAAAVAHCHEHGVVLRDLKLRKFVFVDQQRTKLVLQNLEDSCLLHGDDDSLTDKHGCPAYVGPEILNSRHSYSGKAADVWSLGVVLYTMVVGRYPFQDVEPAALFSKIRRGAFTVPESLSVQAKSLVCCMLRKAPSERLEASELLFHPWLNCSNNTTPPNTHLNPRNCTDQVVPSYTDDTCF; from the exons ATGAGTGTGAACATCTCTCCCGCCCCTGCACCTACTCGTCCCCTGCGGCTGAAGCGACTGGAGCTGGATGACCCCCAGGATTACACAGAGGCCCTGAAATGCAAGCGTCCTCGACTGAGCCTGCCACCCTCATCCCCCGGCCTGGCCCCATGCCTGAGGCCCCTGAGACACAGTCCGGGTCCCGTGGGCTCCGACCACCACTGTGTGTCCTGCATCGGGCCCTACGTCCTCCTTGAACccacagagggaacagagacttACAGGGCCATCCATAGGGTCACAGAGCAGGAGTACACCTGCAAG GTGTTTTCTATGAGGCGGTACCAGGAGCTCATTGCCCCCTACGCCCGCCTACTGCCCCACGACAACATCTGCCGCATCGCAGAGGTGGTGATGGGCGAGAGCAGCGTCTACGTCTTCTTTCAGCATAACTACGGTGACATGCACTCTTACGTGCGCACGTGCAAGCGGCTCCAGGAGGAGGAGGCGGTCCGTCTCTTCAGCCAGATGGCAGCGGCGGTGGCCCACTGTCACGAGCACGGCGTTGTCCTGCGTGACCTCAAGCTCCGCAAGTTTGTCTTCGTGGACCAGCAGAG GACCAAGCTTGTTCTTCAGAACCTGGAAGATTCGTGTCTGCTCCATGGGGACGACGACTCTCTAACGGACAAGCACGGCTGCCCGGCCTACGTCGGCCCCGAGATCCTCAACTCGCGCCACTCCTACTCAGGGAAGGCTGCCGACGTGTGGAGCCTGGGTGTGGTGCTGTACACCATGGTGGTGGGACGTTACCCTTTCCAAGACGTGGAGCCTGCTGCGCTCTTCAGTAAGATCCGCCGGGGGGCATTCACAGTGCCAGAGTCACTCTCAGTGCAGGCCAAGTCGCTGGTGTGCTGCATGCTGCGAAAAGCTCCCTCAGAGAGACTGGAGGCCTCGGAGCTGTTGTTCCACCCGTGGCTGAACTGTTCCAACAACACAACACCTCCCAACACGCACCTCAACCCCAGGAACTGCACTGACCAAGTGGTCCCCAGCTACACCGACG